The following coding sequences are from one Bradyrhizobium sp. 200 window:
- a CDS encoding acetyl-CoA C-acetyltransferase: MVDALIIDACRTPRGVGKAGKGALSGIHPQYLGATVLRALADRTGINTADVDDIIWGTSSQRGQQSGDLGRMSALDAGYDVRASAVTLDRFCGSGITSVNMAANSIMSGSEDLVIAGGTEMMSMEGRRGEGPFIMDNGNLRLRARHPQSHQGVCADAVATLEGITRQDVDELGLESQKRAAAAIKGRHFDKSLVPVYREDGSLALDREEYPRPQTTLEGLAGLKPAFPAIADYALDDKGTTYRKLILDKYPDLDINFVHHAGNSSGVVDGSAAILLASPSYAKAHGLKPRARVVAMANMGDSPTLMLNAPVPAARKVLAKAGLTLDDIDLFEINEAFAVVAEKFIRDLKLDREKVNVNGGSIALGHPIGATGSILIGTVLDELERRDLKRGLVTMCAAGGMAPAIIIERV, translated from the coding sequence GATCATCGATGCATGCAGAACGCCGCGGGGCGTCGGCAAGGCCGGCAAGGGCGCCTTGTCAGGTATCCATCCGCAGTATCTCGGCGCAACGGTATTGCGTGCGCTGGCCGATCGCACCGGCATCAACACCGCCGATGTCGATGACATCATCTGGGGTACTAGCTCGCAGCGCGGCCAGCAGAGCGGCGATCTCGGACGGATGTCGGCACTCGATGCCGGCTACGACGTGCGCGCCAGCGCGGTGACGCTGGATCGGTTCTGCGGTTCCGGCATCACCAGCGTCAACATGGCGGCCAACTCGATCATGTCCGGCTCCGAGGATCTCGTGATCGCCGGTGGCACCGAGATGATGTCGATGGAAGGCCGCCGCGGCGAAGGGCCGTTCATAATGGACAATGGCAACCTTCGCCTGCGCGCCCGGCATCCGCAATCGCACCAGGGCGTCTGCGCCGACGCGGTGGCGACGCTGGAAGGCATCACGCGGCAGGACGTCGATGAACTCGGCCTCGAAAGCCAGAAGCGGGCGGCCGCCGCCATCAAGGGCCGCCATTTCGACAAGAGCCTCGTGCCGGTTTACCGCGAAGACGGCAGCCTCGCGCTCGATCGCGAGGAATATCCGCGACCGCAGACCACGCTCGAAGGTCTGGCCGGATTGAAGCCGGCGTTTCCAGCGATTGCGGATTATGCGCTCGACGACAAGGGGACAACCTATCGCAAGCTCATTCTCGACAAATATCCCGACCTCGACATCAACTTTGTGCATCATGCCGGTAATTCCTCCGGCGTCGTCGACGGATCGGCGGCTATCCTGTTGGCGTCGCCGAGTTACGCAAAAGCCCATGGCCTGAAGCCGCGGGCCCGCGTCGTCGCGATGGCCAATATGGGGGACTCGCCAACGCTGATGCTGAACGCTCCGGTGCCGGCCGCCCGCAAGGTGCTGGCCAAGGCAGGCCTCACGCTCGATGACATCGATCTGTTCGAGATCAACGAGGCTTTTGCCGTCGTCGCCGAAAAATTCATCCGCGACCTCAAGCTCGACCGCGAGAAGGTCAACGTCAATGGCGGCTCGATCGCGCTTGGCCATCCCATCGGTGCAACCGGCTCGATCCTGATCGGCACCGTGCTTGATGAGCTGGAGCGGCGCGACCTCAAGCGCGGTCTGGTAACGATGTGCGCCGCCGGCGGCATGGCGCCGGCCATCATCATCGAGCGCGTTTGA
- a CDS encoding ATP-binding protein encodes MRRAPDKWRPSLGLVIFAVLASVATLPLVGLFFFRLYDNQLIHQTQAELIAQSRVLAAVYAREVEARLAAGIALGAEVLPGVRPDREDQLTPIRPALDLAAGADLLRRRPNALPANAPASPAYVEIGARLMPIILETQKVTLAGFRILDPRGVVIAGRDEVGQSLAHIEEVAAAMQGQYRAALRIRKPDKPPPPIYSISRGVGVHVFSAMPVVVNNHVAGVIYTSRTPSNIFDHFYQERRKFILAALTVILATVLIGLVFSRTITRPMRELVDRVARISRGDRDAFRPLAHYGTREFAQLSHSFLDMAEQLARRSDYIATFSAHLTHELKSPLTSIKGAAELLLDSLQSKSDNLTRMEQKNFISNILGDTGRLEAMTQRLRELARAETAPQNEHTELSQVIGGLKSRFPTRAIDATGCLDRSIGMSSEKALIVLSHLTDNAIRHNAKRVRIEAVAEEVFVKMTVSNDGDPISEANREKIFDAFFTTRRDTGGTGMGLSIVQAVMTSHGGSIRLLPSSEGVTFELQFPVA; translated from the coding sequence ATACGGCGCGCACCAGATAAATGGCGACCGTCGTTGGGACTGGTCATTTTCGCCGTGCTCGCCTCCGTAGCGACGCTGCCCCTGGTCGGGCTGTTCTTCTTCCGCCTCTACGACAACCAGCTCATCCATCAAACCCAGGCCGAACTGATCGCCCAAAGCCGCGTGCTGGCGGCGGTCTATGCGCGCGAAGTAGAAGCCCGGCTCGCTGCCGGGATAGCGCTCGGCGCTGAAGTTCTCCCCGGGGTCCGCCCCGACCGGGAAGACCAGCTAACGCCGATCCGGCCCGCCCTCGATCTTGCCGCCGGCGCCGATCTGCTCCGGCGGCGGCCAAATGCCCTTCCGGCAAACGCGCCTGCGTCGCCGGCGTATGTCGAGATCGGAGCGCGGCTGATGCCGATCATTCTGGAAACGCAGAAGGTCACGCTGGCGGGCTTCCGGATCCTCGATCCTCGCGGCGTCGTGATCGCCGGCCGCGACGAGGTCGGCCAATCGCTCGCCCATATCGAGGAAGTGGCAGCGGCAATGCAGGGACAGTATCGAGCGGCCTTGCGAATTCGCAAACCCGACAAGCCGCCGCCTCCGATCTACTCGATCAGCCGCGGCGTCGGTGTGCACGTGTTTTCGGCGATGCCCGTGGTCGTCAACAACCACGTGGCGGGCGTCATCTATACGTCGAGAACGCCAAGCAACATCTTCGACCATTTCTATCAGGAGCGCCGCAAGTTTATTCTGGCGGCACTTACGGTCATTCTGGCGACCGTCCTCATCGGTCTGGTCTTCTCCCGAACCATCACCCGCCCGATGCGCGAACTGGTCGATCGCGTCGCGCGCATCAGCCGCGGCGATCGCGACGCATTCCGGCCGCTCGCCCACTACGGCACGCGTGAGTTCGCCCAATTGTCGCACAGCTTCCTCGACATGGCCGAGCAATTGGCGCGGCGGTCGGACTACATCGCGACGTTTTCAGCGCACCTCACCCATGAATTGAAGTCGCCGCTGACGTCGATCAAGGGCGCCGCCGAATTACTGCTCGATTCGCTGCAAAGCAAATCCGACAATCTCACCCGGATGGAACAGAAGAATTTCATATCGAACATTCTGGGTGACACCGGACGCCTGGAGGCCATGACGCAGCGGTTGCGCGAACTGGCCCGCGCCGAAACCGCACCGCAGAACGAACACACCGAACTGTCGCAGGTGATCGGTGGGTTGAAGAGCCGCTTTCCGACACGCGCGATCGACGCAACCGGATGTCTGGACCGCTCGATCGGCATGTCCAGCGAAAAAGCGCTGATCGTGTTGTCGCACCTGACCGACAACGCCATCCGCCACAACGCGAAGCGCGTGCGGATCGAAGCCGTCGCGGAAGAGGTTTTCGTCAAGATGACCGTCAGTAATGACGGTGACCCGATATCGGAAGCGAACCGGGAGAAGATTTTCGACGCGTTCTTCACAACGCGCCGCGACACCGGCGGCACGGGAATGGGCCTCTCGATCGTTCAGGCTGTGATGACCAGCCATGGCGGATCGATCCGGCTATTGCCGTCGAGCGAAGGCGTCACGTTCGAGTTGCAGTTTCCGGTGGCCTGA
- a CDS encoding response regulator transcription factor, with protein sequence MTHRILIVDDDLHIREVIRVALKKAGMTVFEARDGKEALTRFAADRPDLIILDIGMPEFDGLDVCREIRKSSDVPILFLSARDDEIDRVLGLEIGGDDYVTKPFSPRELVARVNVILRRVASRGQDAKASLAALSQGRLSVDPEQHLAEFAGTPLRLTAIEFGILRAFLTRPTLVFSREQIMSAAYQLNIQVSDRTIDSHIRNIRAKLSAVNCDNVIETIHGVGFKLGRCEPQA encoded by the coding sequence TTGACGCACCGTATTCTGATTGTTGACGACGACCTGCACATACGTGAGGTCATCCGTGTTGCACTGAAGAAGGCCGGGATGACTGTTTTCGAAGCCCGCGACGGCAAGGAAGCGTTGACCCGCTTTGCCGCCGACAGGCCGGATTTGATCATTCTGGATATCGGCATGCCGGAATTCGACGGCCTGGACGTCTGCCGCGAAATCAGAAAGTCCTCGGACGTTCCGATCCTTTTTCTCTCCGCCCGCGACGACGAGATCGATCGCGTGCTGGGCCTGGAGATCGGCGGTGACGATTACGTCACCAAGCCCTTCAGCCCGCGCGAACTCGTCGCAAGGGTGAACGTCATCCTGCGCCGCGTAGCCTCCCGCGGGCAGGATGCGAAGGCATCCCTGGCCGCGCTCTCGCAAGGCAGGCTGTCCGTCGACCCGGAGCAACACCTCGCCGAGTTTGCGGGTACCCCGCTTCGGCTGACGGCCATCGAATTCGGCATTCTCAGGGCATTTCTGACGCGGCCGACGCTCGTCTTCAGCCGCGAGCAGATCATGAGCGCCGCCTATCAGCTCAACATCCAGGTGTCGGACCGCACCATCGACAGCCACATCCGCAATATCCGCGCCAAGCTGTCCGCTGTGAACTGCGACAACGTCATCGAAACCATTCACGGCGTGGGCTTCAAGCTCGGGCGTTGCGAACCGCAAGCATGA
- a CDS encoding DUF4173 domain-containing protein: protein MADFTAPTSNAGFVQEGTFPVKAAIVVALAALADWLFYGHGIGISAALFAVALACGSLLANLATLNRKQVLLAGALLLVALVPAVEEFNAASLTFMVLALGVGLLLTTNRDRHGLGERAAALCDLCLVGPFRFFRDAIGAFNLPALRSGFAVWFIPIVLSAIFVFLLVSANPLLEKWIILLNPGNTASYVSLGRVLFWAAALSIVWPFIHVRWSGKREMPAGLAEAAALAQGMPSGRNDFFGVATILRSLILFNLLFAVQTALDVAYLWGNATLPADISYASYAHRGAYPLIVTALLAAGFVLAAMRPGGPAEQSRVIRPLVYLWVAQNVLLVLSSILRLDLYVQIYLLTCWRVAAFIWMALVASGLVLIVARIVLNRSNGWLIRANLITLAATLYICSLVNFAAMIADYNVNHSREAAGKGVWIDMNYLFTLGPQALPAIDRAIALRGFDPTLVSRRSCLVEQQRREIASWRSWGFRNWRLHRTLDAQQKSSTTG from the coding sequence ATGGCCGATTTCACCGCGCCGACATCCAATGCCGGCTTCGTTCAGGAAGGCACCTTTCCCGTCAAGGCAGCAATTGTTGTTGCGCTGGCTGCGCTGGCCGACTGGTTGTTCTATGGACACGGCATTGGAATCTCGGCCGCACTCTTTGCGGTCGCCTTGGCCTGCGGCTCGCTGCTGGCCAATCTCGCAACCTTGAACCGAAAGCAGGTGCTGCTGGCAGGCGCTCTCCTGCTGGTCGCCCTTGTCCCCGCCGTGGAGGAATTCAACGCCGCATCGCTGACGTTCATGGTGCTGGCGCTCGGCGTTGGCCTGCTGCTGACGACCAATCGCGACCGGCATGGTCTCGGCGAGCGGGCCGCAGCGTTATGCGATCTCTGCCTGGTCGGCCCGTTCAGATTTTTCCGCGACGCCATAGGTGCGTTCAATCTGCCGGCATTGAGGAGCGGGTTTGCCGTGTGGTTCATCCCGATCGTCCTCAGCGCCATCTTCGTGTTTCTGCTGGTATCGGCCAATCCATTGCTCGAGAAGTGGATCATTCTGCTGAACCCGGGTAACACGGCTTCTTACGTCAGTCTCGGACGCGTACTGTTTTGGGCCGCGGCGCTATCGATCGTATGGCCCTTTATCCACGTCCGGTGGAGCGGCAAGCGGGAGATGCCGGCAGGCTTGGCCGAAGCGGCGGCGCTGGCGCAAGGAATGCCATCGGGCCGGAACGACTTCTTCGGTGTTGCGACGATCCTGCGTTCACTGATCCTGTTCAATTTGCTGTTCGCCGTTCAGACCGCTCTTGACGTGGCCTATCTCTGGGGCAATGCGACCTTGCCCGCCGATATCAGCTACGCTTCATATGCGCACCGAGGCGCCTACCCCCTCATCGTCACGGCGCTATTGGCGGCGGGCTTCGTCCTGGCCGCCATGCGGCCCGGTGGGCCGGCGGAGCAATCAAGGGTGATCCGGCCCCTGGTCTATCTGTGGGTGGCGCAGAATGTCCTGCTGGTGCTGTCATCGATCCTGCGCCTCGATCTTTATGTTCAGATATATCTGCTGACCTGTTGGCGCGTCGCGGCTTTCATCTGGATGGCACTGGTCGCGTCGGGACTCGTGCTGATCGTCGCCCGCATCGTTCTGAACCGCTCGAATGGCTGGTTGATCCGCGCCAACCTCATCACGCTTGCGGCAACGCTCTACATCTGCTCGCTGGTCAATTTCGCCGCCATGATCGCCGACTATAATGTCAACCACAGCCGCGAAGCCGCCGGCAAGGGTGTGTGGATCGACATGAACTATCTGTTTACCCTCGGACCGCAGGCATTGCCGGCCATCGACCGGGCCATTGCCCTTCGCGGGTTCGACCCCACTCTTGTTTCCCGCCGTAGTTGCCTTGTAGAACAGCAACGGAGAGAGATAGCATCCTGGCGCTCCTGGGGCTTTCGGAACTGGCGACTCCATCGCACCCTGGACGCCCAACAGAAGAGTTCGACCACAGGCTAG
- a CDS encoding glycoside hydrolase family 3 N-terminal domain-containing protein: MQILKRIGIILVWLAGPVFVFAAVNKNDPYLIALRGPGNIALATASIVAVVILIRRGYWRRGVARRLLVLLWCLPSLAMLGAHASFEWRKRNVLQTDAAQARSLGRHFIVGYSSFPEVAVLAEKGLISGVYITRHNVVGSTAARLKEEISALQEKRRAAGLPPLIVAADQEGGIVSHLAPPLTKLPALSTLASLAPDVRAEKAEAFGRIHGQELAALGVNLNLAPVLDLRPEMKRNRLDFNTLIRYRAISDDPAVVADIARAHVNGLEASGVGATVKHFPGLGRVRTDTHHFSADLDTPLDELEASDWIPFRKMLAGSKSQLMIGHVTLTSVDPDRPASHSKRVVDGIIRKKWNYQGVVMTDDLVMGAIYQRNVCTAVVEALNAGVDLLLVAFDGAQFYRIFTCAVAASAEGRLDAAMLGDSDVRLKGALAASISGESTGAHVALHDR, from the coding sequence ATGCAAATCCTCAAACGTATCGGCATCATCCTCGTCTGGCTCGCCGGACCAGTCTTCGTTTTCGCAGCCGTCAACAAGAACGATCCCTATCTGATTGCGCTGAGGGGGCCGGGAAACATTGCTCTGGCGACGGCGAGCATCGTCGCCGTCGTGATCCTCATCCGTCGTGGCTATTGGAGGAGGGGCGTTGCCAGACGGTTGCTCGTTCTGCTGTGGTGTCTGCCATCGCTGGCGATGCTTGGAGCGCATGCTTCGTTTGAATGGCGCAAGCGGAACGTCTTGCAGACCGACGCGGCGCAGGCCCGCAGCCTTGGGCGGCACTTCATCGTGGGATACTCGTCATTCCCGGAGGTGGCTGTTCTGGCCGAGAAGGGCTTGATTTCCGGTGTCTACATCACCAGGCACAATGTCGTGGGATCGACGGCGGCGCGTCTGAAAGAAGAGATCTCGGCGCTGCAGGAAAAGCGGCGAGCGGCTGGCTTGCCACCCCTGATCGTCGCCGCCGACCAGGAAGGCGGTATCGTATCGCATCTGGCGCCGCCTTTGACCAAGTTGCCGGCGCTATCGACCCTTGCGAGCCTGGCGCCGGATGTTCGCGCCGAGAAGGCGGAGGCGTTCGGGCGTATTCACGGCCAGGAGCTGGCGGCGCTCGGCGTCAACCTGAACCTTGCGCCGGTGCTGGATTTGCGTCCCGAGATGAAGCGCAACCGGCTCGATTTCAACACGCTGATCCGCTATCGCGCGATTTCCGATGATCCGGCTGTTGTCGCCGATATCGCGCGAGCCCACGTCAACGGTCTGGAAGCGTCAGGCGTCGGCGCGACGGTGAAGCATTTTCCAGGGCTAGGACGCGTGCGAACCGATACCCATCATTTCAGCGCCGATCTGGATACGCCTCTGGACGAACTCGAAGCGTCCGACTGGATACCCTTCAGGAAGATGCTGGCTGGCTCGAAATCGCAACTGATGATCGGGCATGTGACGCTGACATCAGTTGATCCGGATCGTCCGGCGTCGCATTCCAAACGGGTCGTCGACGGCATCATTCGCAAGAAATGGAATTATCAAGGCGTCGTCATGACCGACGACCTCGTGATGGGGGCGATCTATCAACGCAATGTCTGCACGGCGGTGGTCGAAGCGCTCAATGCTGGTGTCGATCTGCTGCTGGTCGCCTTCGACGGCGCGCAGTTCTATCGCATCTTCACCTGCGCCGTGGCGGCGTCGGCCGAAGGAAGGCTCGACGCCGCCATGTTGGGTGACAGCGACGTGCGGCTGAAGGGGGCATTGGCGGCGTCTATCAGCGGAGAATCAACCGGCGCCCATGTGGCTCTTCACGACCGGTGA
- a CDS encoding pyridoxamine 5'-phosphate oxidase family protein, which translates to MESNGAGGKPLVRTQDDLRAHFGPQAPLVEKKILHHLDKFCRDFIALSPFLVLASSDGKGNADASPRGDGPGFVAVLDDKLLLIPDRRGNNRVDTFGNILASPGIGLIFLVPGINETLRVNGRAEITQDPVLLTPLAVQNVAPTIGVKVHVDECYFHCGKALIRSKLWDPKVQVERHSFPTLGRIVAEQTAAVSVDVAEKTMEEAYRTRLY; encoded by the coding sequence ATGGAGAGCAACGGCGCCGGCGGTAAGCCTCTGGTTCGGACGCAAGATGACCTGCGTGCGCATTTCGGACCGCAGGCCCCGCTCGTCGAGAAGAAGATCCTGCACCATCTCGACAAGTTCTGCCGCGACTTCATCGCGCTCTCCCCCTTCCTCGTGCTCGCCTCGAGCGACGGCAAGGGCAACGCCGATGCCAGCCCGCGCGGTGACGGACCTGGCTTTGTCGCGGTGCTCGACGACAAGTTGCTGTTGATCCCGGACCGGCGCGGCAACAACCGGGTCGACACGTTCGGCAACATCCTGGCCTCGCCCGGCATTGGGCTGATCTTCCTGGTGCCGGGCATCAACGAGACGCTACGCGTCAACGGAAGAGCGGAAATCACCCAGGATCCGGTGCTGCTGACGCCGCTAGCGGTGCAGAACGTCGCGCCAACGATCGGCGTCAAGGTGCATGTCGACGAATGCTATTTTCACTGCGGCAAGGCGCTGATACGCTCGAAGCTGTGGGATCCCAAGGTGCAGGTCGAGCGCCACAGCTTCCCGACCCTCGGCCGCATCGTCGCCGAGCAGACGGCGGCCGTGTCAGTGGACGTTGCCGAGAAGACGATGGAGGAAGCCTACCGGACGAGGCTCTATTAG
- a CDS encoding ArgE/DapE family deacylase, producing the protein MSPSNIIPLPAGARERIEAAVEAAFEAQIATTMAFSAIPSTRGQEGPCQDMFARLLRDRGYEVDDWIINQDDLKALPGYGPVETDFSRARTVVGTYRPTQETGRSLILQGHCDVVPTGPLDMWQRPPFRPVVEDGWLYGRGAGDMKSGTIAALYALDALKAAGLALKGRIHLQSVIEEESTGLGALSTLQRGYRADACLIPEPTDGKLMRAQVGVIWFRLKVRGLPVHVSRAGTGSNAIKAAYHLIQGLEELEAEWNERAKSHRFFGAVKHPLNFNPGIIKGGDWASSVPAWCDVDCRIGILPGWTIADCQAEIVACVEKAAKSHPFLADNAPEVVWSGFLSPGYEVTGAQESEAVLAAAYEAVFGGPLEDASFTGLTDTRFYGLDYDVPAFCFGARMENAHGFDERVELDSLKKTTKTLALFVAGWCGVEVT; encoded by the coding sequence GTGTCGCCAAGCAACATCATCCCCCTTCCCGCCGGTGCCCGTGAGCGCATTGAAGCTGCGGTCGAAGCCGCCTTCGAGGCGCAGATCGCGACCACGATGGCCTTCTCGGCCATTCCGAGCACACGCGGCCAGGAAGGACCGTGCCAGGATATGTTCGCGCGTCTGCTGCGCGACCGTGGTTACGAGGTCGACGACTGGATCATCAATCAGGACGACCTGAAGGCCCTGCCCGGCTATGGACCGGTCGAGACCGATTTCTCGCGTGCCCGCACCGTCGTCGGCACCTATCGGCCTACGCAGGAGACCGGGCGCTCGCTGATCCTCCAGGGCCATTGCGACGTCGTGCCAACCGGTCCGCTCGACATGTGGCAGCGGCCGCCGTTCCGGCCTGTCGTCGAGGACGGCTGGCTCTACGGCCGCGGCGCCGGCGACATGAAGTCCGGCACCATTGCGGCGCTCTACGCACTCGACGCGCTGAAAGCGGCAGGGCTCGCGCTGAAGGGCCGCATCCATCTGCAGTCGGTGATCGAGGAGGAGAGCACCGGGCTCGGTGCTCTCTCGACGCTCCAGCGCGGCTATCGCGCAGATGCCTGCCTGATCCCCGAACCCACCGACGGAAAACTGATGCGCGCGCAAGTCGGCGTAATCTGGTTTCGCCTCAAGGTTCGGGGACTGCCGGTCCATGTCTCGCGCGCCGGCACGGGCTCGAATGCCATCAAGGCCGCCTATCACCTGATCCAGGGACTTGAGGAGCTGGAGGCCGAGTGGAACGAGCGCGCGAAGAGCCATCGCTTCTTTGGCGCGGTCAAGCATCCGCTCAATTTCAATCCCGGCATCATCAAAGGCGGAGACTGGGCCTCGAGTGTCCCAGCCTGGTGTGACGTCGATTGCCGCATCGGCATCCTGCCTGGCTGGACGATCGCCGATTGCCAGGCCGAGATCGTCGCCTGCGTCGAGAAAGCTGCCAAGAGCCATCCGTTCCTTGCCGATAACGCACCCGAGGTCGTGTGGTCAGGCTTTCTGTCGCCCGGTTACGAGGTGACCGGCGCGCAGGAGAGCGAGGCGGTGCTCGCCGCGGCGTATGAGGCGGTGTTCGGTGGTCCGCTCGAGGACGCCAGCTTTACCGGCCTGACGGACACGCGCTTCTACGGGCTCGATTACGACGTTCCTGCATTCTGCTTCGGAGCCAGAATGGAAAACGCGCACGGCTTCGATGAGCGGGTGGAACTCGACTCGCTGAAGAAAACCACCAAGACGCTGGCCCTGTTCGTTGCCGGCTGGTGCGGTGTCGAGGTGACGTGA
- a CDS encoding ABC transporter ATP-binding protein → MQDRMPVLSVENLSIALPEGGDRPFAVEDVSFAIARNEVVCLVGESGSGKSMIAHAILSLLPRGVDIVSGAVKVVGQDTAALDRRALRRLRGGEAAMIFQEPLSSLNPLKRVGVQIEETILTHQRPAPSADDIKAKVQELLTQVGLPNPTLLANSYPFELSGGQRQRVMIAMATANRPALLIADEPTTALDVTTQRQILRLIDDLRRERGMGVLLITHDFGVVADVADRVVVLRHGKVVEHGTVEEVLRNPRESYTRELIDAVPKARVKRREATSRAASLLDVVGLHKTFRVKRGWLQSPREVVAAAGISLTLHEGETLAVVGESGSGKSTLGRMIMRLTEPDSGAIRLGDQDLRQLHGEALRQARRGLQIVFQDPFSSLDPRQKVGDAVARGPMAYGTARAEAMEQAKQLLARVGLTASAADRYPHEFSGGQRQRICIARALALRPKVLIADEAVSALDVSVQAQVLALLAELRREMHLAMIFITHDLRIAAEIADRVIVLQNGRIVEEGPTAAVFTDPREAYTRDLLDAIPGRRFFDQPGFAPQREALA, encoded by the coding sequence ATGCAGGACCGGATGCCCGTGCTCTCGGTCGAAAACCTCTCTATCGCGCTGCCCGAAGGCGGCGACCGGCCGTTCGCGGTCGAGGACGTGTCGTTTGCGATCGCTCGCAACGAGGTCGTGTGCCTGGTCGGCGAATCCGGCTCCGGCAAATCAATGATTGCGCATGCGATCCTCTCGCTGCTGCCGAGAGGCGTCGATATCGTGTCGGGCGCCGTGAAGGTCGTCGGGCAAGATACGGCCGCGCTCGACAGGCGCGCTTTGCGCCGCCTGCGCGGCGGCGAAGCGGCCATGATCTTCCAGGAGCCGTTGTCCTCGCTGAATCCGCTGAAACGCGTCGGCGTCCAGATCGAGGAGACGATCCTCACTCATCAGCGCCCGGCACCATCCGCAGACGATATCAAGGCGAAGGTGCAGGAACTCCTGACCCAGGTCGGCCTGCCGAACCCGACACTCCTTGCCAACAGCTATCCGTTCGAACTCTCTGGAGGCCAACGCCAGCGCGTCATGATCGCGATGGCCACGGCGAACCGTCCCGCACTCCTGATCGCGGACGAGCCGACGACCGCGCTCGATGTCACGACTCAGCGCCAGATCCTCCGCCTGATCGACGATCTCCGGCGCGAACGCGGCATGGGCGTGCTGCTCATCACGCATGATTTCGGCGTCGTGGCCGATGTCGCAGATCGCGTCGTCGTGCTGCGCCACGGCAAGGTGGTTGAGCACGGCACTGTTGAGGAGGTGCTGCGCAATCCGCGCGAGTCCTACACCCGCGAGCTGATCGACGCGGTGCCAAAAGCTCGCGTGAAGCGCCGCGAAGCCACATCGCGCGCCGCGTCATTGCTGGACGTCGTGGGCCTGCACAAGACTTTCCGCGTCAAACGCGGCTGGTTGCAGTCGCCGCGCGAGGTGGTCGCGGCCGCTGGCATTTCGCTCACGCTGCATGAAGGCGAGACCCTGGCGGTGGTCGGCGAGTCCGGCTCCGGCAAGTCAACCCTCGGCCGCATGATCATGCGGCTGACGGAGCCCGATTCCGGCGCTATTCGGCTCGGCGATCAGGACCTGCGACAACTCCACGGCGAGGCCTTACGCCAGGCGCGCCGGGGGCTCCAGATCGTATTCCAGGATCCCTTCTCCAGCCTCGACCCGCGCCAGAAAGTCGGCGACGCCGTGGCGCGCGGCCCCATGGCCTATGGCACCGCACGGGCCGAGGCGATGGAGCAGGCAAAGCAACTGCTCGCGCGCGTCGGGCTGACCGCCTCGGCGGCCGATCGCTACCCGCACGAATTCTCCGGCGGCCAGCGCCAGCGCATCTGTATTGCACGCGCGCTCGCGCTGCGGCCGAAGGTGCTGATCGCGGACGAAGCAGTCTCGGCACTCGACGTTTCGGTCCAGGCTCAGGTCCTTGCGCTGCTCGCCGAGCTGCGGCGCGAGATGCACCTTGCGATGATCTTCATCACGCATGATCTGCGCATCGCGGCCGAGATCGCCGATCGCGTCATCGTCCTGCAGAACGGCCGCATCGTCGAGGAAGGACCGACCGCAGCCGTGTTCACCGACCCGCGCGAGGCCTATACGCGCGACTTGCTTGACGCGATCCCGGGGCGCCGCTTCTTCGACCAGCCGGGTTTCGCGCCACAACGCGAGGCGCTCGCATGA
- a CDS encoding ABC transporter permease: MDAARAFLRHPSGMAGLILLVIVLIVAITAPVVFPASPWEMTGTPFAPPGEDGMWLGGDTLGRDVAAGVAHGARVSLLIGIASALAAMMIGVVIGAISGYFGGKVDLVLMCVTELFQTVPAFILAILLVATFSPSLLTIILTIGAVSWPPLARLTRAEFLRLRGREFVEAALCQGESTTRIVLGHILPNAVSPILVVVSLTVATAILLESALSFMGLGDPNLMSWGFMIGAGRTVIRQAWWMSVFPGLAILITVLAINLFGEGLSDVLNPRVSRRRA, encoded by the coding sequence ATGGACGCGGCCCGGGCTTTTCTGCGGCATCCGAGCGGAATGGCGGGGCTCATCCTGCTCGTCATCGTCCTGATCGTCGCAATCACGGCGCCCGTGGTCTTCCCGGCCTCGCCGTGGGAGATGACCGGCACGCCGTTCGCGCCGCCTGGCGAGGACGGGATGTGGCTCGGCGGCGATACGCTCGGGCGCGACGTCGCCGCGGGCGTGGCACACGGCGCGCGGGTCTCGCTCCTGATCGGTATCGCATCCGCGCTCGCGGCCATGATGATCGGCGTCGTGATCGGCGCCATTTCAGGCTATTTCGGCGGCAAGGTCGATCTCGTGCTGATGTGCGTGACGGAACTGTTCCAGACGGTCCCCGCCTTCATCCTCGCGATCCTGCTGGTTGCGACCTTCAGCCCATCGCTGCTCACCATCATCCTCACGATCGGGGCGGTGAGCTGGCCGCCACTCGCGCGGCTGACGCGCGCCGAGTTCCTGCGGCTGCGCGGGCGCGAGTTCGTCGAGGCCGCGTTGTGCCAGGGTGAAAGCACGACCCGCATCGTGCTCGGTCACATCCTGCCGAACGCGGTCTCGCCGATCCTCGTCGTCGTTTCGCTCACAGTCGCGACCGCGATCCTGCTGGAGAGTGCGCTCTCCTTCATGGGCCTCGGCGATCCGAACCTGATGTCCTGGGGCTTCATGATCGGAGCCGGCCGCACCGTCATCCGGCAGGCCTGGTGGATGAGCGTGTTTCCGGGCCTCGCGATCCTGATCACGGTGCTTGCCATCAACCTCTTCGGTGAGGGGCTGTCGGACGTCCTCAATCCGCGTGTATCGAGGCGCCGGGCATGA